The DNA segment ATTTTATGCCTCACTTTACTATGTAGTCTTGGATTACAGGCAGAGCCACGGCAAATTTCACTCAAACCCTTTAGTAAGGGCAACTATCTATTAGCTAAAGATTCATATGCCAAGGCCGCCGAGCACTGGCAACGGCTCAGCATATTACTCATTAGTAATCCTCAAAACTTATCCCCACAAGAGATGTGGCAGACTGCCGGACTGGCAGCATCACTTGCCGCTATTGCCGCCGACAAGGAAGCAGATCCCATTGCCTATCAACATTGGGCCGATAGCACTCGCTATCTACTCACTGGGGGAACCAATTGGTCACAACTACGCCAGCAACTCCACCAGCGTTACGAAATAGCCAATACTCAACTATCGGTAGCGATGCAAGTTAATGATATTAATGGGGGTATCGATGCGACACTCGATCTTGAATTAAGCGTACTACAGATATGGAATGATAAACTGAATCTGTTTGAGTTTAACTCGCCAAAGCTTGGACTAAACCGATTTGACCAACCCGCAGCCGCACTTCTGCCCCCACATAATTCGCCCCAATTCGGTGACCAAGCGCCAGTGGCCACTAATCGTCAGCAAAAGAGGCTTTCAGGCATACAAACTAATATATCAAAGACCCCCACTTTCGGTTTCGCGCCAGCAAATGAAATCTCAAAAAAATACGACCCCGCTCAACAGCCTAGTACATCTGAAACCGGCATATCGGCAGCCGCCCAACAGAATCAGCTCCAACAATCAACACAACAACAATCGACACGACAGCAAAACCCGATGGCAAAAAGCAACTTAGGAACGGCGCCAAACCCCAATGTCGCGGCTAAGCAGAAGCGTCAAATAGAGCCGATAACCACGCAAACAAAAACACCGCAAGAAAGCAAAAATAATGAGCAACACCCCGAACAAAAGTGAAGCGTGTCATATGGAATAGAGCAGGACTAAACGACTTAAAATTATAGATAAAGCAGCGCTAAAACTTGCTGTTTCACAGTTCTATTACTAGCCTATATTTAGTGGCAATACATACAGGTCGCTTTGCACTGCCTCGCCCCAATGAAAGGATTCGTTATGATGACCCCCAGAGAAGATCTAGAGCAACTCTACCGCGCCGCCAGCAACCAATTTGACTTAACCGAGTCCTCCCATCAAGATGCCTTACTTCTTCTGGCTGAATCGCTACTGGATCTCAAACAAACCTCATCAGAACAGCTTATTGCCTTGTCGCAAAAAAGTGATTGCCCGCTGCTATTCAAGATTGCCGTCAAACTCGCACTCTCTAAGCAGTTTATACGCCAAATCTCGACTCCATTAACCATAGGGGTCGTGTTTGCAATGTGGGGAGAGCATCACCGCCTGCTTACAAAGACCCGTTCCAATCCTAATGGCGAAAACTCATTACTCACCAAAGTGCAGCAACTCGAGTGGATATGCAAAGACACACTGGTCGACTGGCGCTTGTATCCAGTTGATGATGGCTGCCCTAATACAAGTTTCGATATCGCCACTCGTATCGCCGCGTTGTCAGAACAAAGCTCAAAGATACAAGTCTTAAAGCTTAGTGATGGTCTTAATACCAATCATGGACCGCTTGCAGATCTTAAGCATGTCGATGATTCAAAAAAAGGCGGTGCCATTATTCATGGCTGTATCCAGGCCCTCACCGACAATGTGGACGCAGTCCTATATACCGATGCCGATAATTCAGTACATATGGGACAACTAGGCCTTATTTTGCAGCCCTTTATTGAGCAAAAGGCGCAGGTGGTGCTCGGCAATCGTAAACACCCGATGTCAGTACTCGTCAAGCAGGAGCAGCGCTGGGGAATAGGCATTAAAACCTTGCGACATATGCAAAGAATGGTAGGTTCAAGTATCTTTTCTCAAGGTATTCATGACACCCAAGCAGCCTATAAACTGTTTAGTCGTGAAGCGTTACAATGCATTCTTGCAAAACCTAGTGTTTTTGATTTCTCTTTCGATACCGACTGGATCTTAGCGGCAATGCAATACGATAAAAAAATTGTCACCGTGCCATTTGCATTCGTCGACTCAGCTGCCGAGTCCGCTTCGATCACTCAGGGGCCGATGAGCACTTGGTTAACCCTATTACAGGGGCTAGTCACCGCACTGCGAGCCAGAGATATCAATTACAGCCATGAAATGGCACAACTTATTGATGAGCATATTAAAACTGCCGCAGATCTTGAGATCATTATCGATAAACTTCCTGACGAGCTCATCAACGCTAAAGACTGTGAATTAGGAAGTGAAAACCTAATGACAGCAAAAGCATTAGCCGCTTGGTTAACTAAAGTAAAAATGACACCACTTGAGACAAGCTTATAATCTTCTTAAATGCATACAGCAAAAAATGCAAAGGAGCATTCTATGATTAAAGTTGATGAACTAAAGTCTCTCTGCGGGGATGACGACTCTATGGTTAACATGTTGCTTTCTCTCTATATCGAGGAGTATGGAGCGAGTGATAGCATCATTCTGCAAAGATATGACACAGAGGATATCGATGGGTTATTCCAGATATCACACGAGCTAAAGGGGATGTACAGCAACCTCTGTGCAACAGAAGCCATGAGCTTAGCTCAAGTTGTAGAATCAAACTCAAAGGCTGGCACCATCCCGGATAGAAGTGCAATAAATAACCTCTGTAGTGAAATTCAAGCGATTAATAAACAAATTCAAGCTATCTTACAATAGCTTACAACCCGATAAGGATATGAACCCCTCCTATCCATTCCGGTTAAGCCTTGCAGGGCTGCTCGTATTGGCTACAACTAATCTTTACGCTGAAGATGTAGCGACAAAATCTCATATCCAAACGTTCTCTCGTGGTATTCAACAGCAAGAGGTGACAGAAAATTCGTCGCCAATTCAGTTTCAACGTCGAGCCATAATTCCCCGGCCCCCGAGCAAAATAGCAGTGCCAATTACGGCAAGTGTCAAAATTGTGGACTCCTTAAAAAAGAGTAGTCACCAACCACTCACACGCCATGAAAAGCTACTCATCAGCAAGGCACAAAGGTATTTTGATAAAAATTGGAATGAAACTACCGGGTTAATCGATTCTGTACAAGGTTATAGTCATACCACTATGTGGGATGTTGCGAGTGGTATTGCTGGATTACTGGCATTGGAAGCCTTAGCGATTAATAGCCAACAACTTACCGATTTTCGGCTCGAGAAGATGCTCAACACATTGCTGCAATTGCCACTTTATAAAGGGGTGCTGCCGAATCGCCAATACAATACCTTAACGGCACTTCCCTCAGGCAGAATGAGCCATACTCCATCGAACGGTAACGGCTGGTCAGCATTAGATTTAGGGCGTCTCTACATTTGGTTTGAAATACTTAAGCAAAATAAGCCCCGCTTGGGCCACAAGATCATAATACTGCAAAACAGATGGCAGCTTGAGCGTGCAACAAAAAATGGTAATTTATACGGTACAAAACTCACTTCAAGTAAGGAGTATTTTCGCCAAGAAGGTCGTCTAGGTTACTTACAATATGCCGCTACCGGCTATCGGTTAGCTGGCCTCAATGTCGACAAGGCTTTTCGCTGCGAGAACCTCGAAACCACAGAGTTAAATGGTGTTTCACTACTAACCGATAAAGGTAACCTGCCTTTTTTCACCTCCGATCCCTACCTGCTTTATGCGATAGAGATAGGTTATAAAGACTCCTGTTGGAACCAACTTAAACAACTTTATCAAGTACACAAACTTAACGCTAAATCCGCTAATAGGCTCACGGCCTACGCGGAGGATTCATTAAGCAAATCGCCTTGGTTTTTATATAACAACATTATTTATCAAGGAGTCGCTTGGCAAAGCGTTTCTCACTCAGGTAAAGCTACAAGCAACTCTCAGACATTTAGCAATAAAGCGGCATTTGCAATGAGCGTACTTTTTAATGATGACTATAGCCAACAACTTGCCAATCTTGTTGTTAGCAACAGCGCTAGGCACGCCGTTATACCAACAGGTCTTTATGCCGACGGAAAAACAAATACCGCCTATAATATAAATACTAATTCACTGATTTTAGTCAGCCTTTGGTACAAAACTCGTGCTCAACAGGCGATTCTGACTCTACTCGATAACAAAAGTTTGCAAACCGATATAACAGCTCACCGGATACTCGATGAAAGCATTAAGGATTTAAAGGATTGAATCATTGATAAATGGCTTAGTATGGATGCTCAAGCGCTGCTCCTACGCTGTGATTTTGCTCATGATGACACTTGAGGCGGGGGCTACTGAACATCAAACCCAAATGGCCAAACACGCCCCTCATTCTACACCTGCAGCAGTGATCAACAGCAGCAACAGCAACACACCTGAAAAGACCATCGAGGCCGAGCTAGTATGGAAAGGGATCAGTAGCTCGTTTATGTTACCTTTTGAGCAATGGAAAGACGATCTGCCTTGGTATAAACGCTGGAGCGCTAGCGTGAACCTGGGTTATCCACTCGTCGAAACGCCAGCGACCCTGCCCGCTAACGCAACGACCGGACCCAGTAACCAAAACCTAACAGCAAGCTTATCGTTAAAGTATTCTATTATCGGTAACTGGTTTGTCTCGGCTACTGCCTATCATTATTTCGATAGCGAGTTACAACAGCCCTGGAATCCTGACTTTACCTATGTCTTTGGCTATAGTGATTGGCGCCCCTATACCTTTAGTTTGCTCTACTCAAACTATGGCGGAAATCGATTCAATCCGAGCTCAGAGGTTAAGCATACCGAGTTTTCTCAAGGCACTTGGTCATTAGGCTGGAAATTCCCAATCACCAAACCCTTTGTTGATTGGCTGTCTTTTACTGATGAAGGCGCTATCGGCTGTCAGGTTGATTATAACTACACCCCTGAGTATTTTGATCTCGAAAGCGTTGAATATAAAACCCAGCATCAAACTTTTAGCTTAGGTTGCAAGTACTCAATAGTGGGGAACTGGTATGCCAATGCGACCGTTTTTTATTATCTCGATAGCTCACAAAAACAACCCTGGAACCCTGACTTTACTTATGGCTTTGGTTATTTTGATTGGCATCCCGGAACAGTGACAGTGCAGTACAACAATTATTCTGGAAACCGTTGGAATAGTGCGGATAGAGGCCCAGAAACTGGGCGGTTTAAAGATGGTTCGATCAGCGTGAGTTACTCATTTAAATTCTAGCGCTCTCAATAGGGGAGCGCGCACCTTCAGAAACAAAAGGGTTAGGGCTGTAATCGATTCAAAACCTTTTGTTGGCAATGGGGGCATATATAGGTGTGACGGTGAATTCGATCGCCACACTCTGGGCATGGCAGCATTTTTCTGTTTTTACTCAGTAACATCAAGATAACCCCTACCGGGCCCAACACATACCCTAACAGCGCCCCAGCA comes from the Shewanella halifaxensis HAW-EB4 genome and includes:
- a CDS encoding glycosyltransferase, producing the protein MMTPREDLEQLYRAASNQFDLTESSHQDALLLLAESLLDLKQTSSEQLIALSQKSDCPLLFKIAVKLALSKQFIRQISTPLTIGVVFAMWGEHHRLLTKTRSNPNGENSLLTKVQQLEWICKDTLVDWRLYPVDDGCPNTSFDIATRIAALSEQSSKIQVLKLSDGLNTNHGPLADLKHVDDSKKGGAIIHGCIQALTDNVDAVLYTDADNSVHMGQLGLILQPFIEQKAQVVLGNRKHPMSVLVKQEQRWGIGIKTLRHMQRMVGSSIFSQGIHDTQAAYKLFSREALQCILAKPSVFDFSFDTDWILAAMQYDKKIVTVPFAFVDSAAESASITQGPMSTWLTLLQGLVTALRARDINYSHEMAQLIDEHIKTAADLEIIIDKLPDELINAKDCELGSENLMTAKALAAWLTKVKMTPLETSL
- a CDS encoding Hpt domain-containing protein gives rise to the protein MIKVDELKSLCGDDDSMVNMLLSLYIEEYGASDSIILQRYDTEDIDGLFQISHELKGMYSNLCATEAMSLAQVVESNSKAGTIPDRSAINNLCSEIQAINKQIQAILQ
- a CDS encoding DUF3131 domain-containing protein; the encoded protein is MATTNLYAEDVATKSHIQTFSRGIQQQEVTENSSPIQFQRRAIIPRPPSKIAVPITASVKIVDSLKKSSHQPLTRHEKLLISKAQRYFDKNWNETTGLIDSVQGYSHTTMWDVASGIAGLLALEALAINSQQLTDFRLEKMLNTLLQLPLYKGVLPNRQYNTLTALPSGRMSHTPSNGNGWSALDLGRLYIWFEILKQNKPRLGHKIIILQNRWQLERATKNGNLYGTKLTSSKEYFRQEGRLGYLQYAATGYRLAGLNVDKAFRCENLETTELNGVSLLTDKGNLPFFTSDPYLLYAIEIGYKDSCWNQLKQLYQVHKLNAKSANRLTAYAEDSLSKSPWFLYNNIIYQGVAWQSVSHSGKATSNSQTFSNKAAFAMSVLFNDDYSQQLANLVVSNSARHAVIPTGLYADGKTNTAYNINTNSLILVSLWYKTRAQQAILTLLDNKSLQTDITAHRILDESIKDLKD
- a CDS encoding membrane protein, producing the protein MNNVLFWLSFYLLMLAVSIAIGYCKGNMVAGALLGYVLGPVGVILMLLSKNRKMLPCPECGDRIHRHTYICPHCQQKVLNRLQP